The Apis cerana isolate GH-2021 linkage group LG12, AcerK_1.0, whole genome shotgun sequence genome window below encodes:
- the LOC107998945 gene encoding uncharacterized protein LOC107998945 isoform X5: MQLRKSCNVNDTSIGLRVYRKNRKITNKMPQRVKSVSNENKTQIKEEASTSSVLSENTSDDDPNVAEVVLSNKGGPKLIHHGYMYTLHKKQPYNIRWRCVGRTMHCRGSLITTTSCTKPRVRMEHNHKPDFAAAQVARKRYLALGKPCVLTNIEGNTDNSINVPQRVVHIENDLPEEKKERRPKTRATSRKILQSPSSSNSTGKTIRIAAQSLVRSHIRNIAPAPISQQQQQQRQPKTLVLKTIPLKVKQVAPTTIKMPPRQTSQGVPHNIVHQQPTEVCLRWNSYHSNMQNSFPSLLDSEQFVDVTLACEGRSLKCHKMILSSCSDYLADLLRENPCQHPIILMKDLKFWEVEALVKFMYRGEVNVAHDKLPQLLNAAEALQVKGLAGPNPSSQNSKPPLLIPQSKPIISQPVSRVASETKEKASTSGVSTLSSPKRAQKRHSEPIEPKPFTKIRLQRPVTPTSPTTTVKLEPLDIPLSPTEIFPENNEDSSTPSNFDKLMSLHEEDDPGGNEAIDGEREINFCEIPEPPDINDSEDQMEFVPTDFLEQEQDIVEETEIATNKDCKEETREDSSVELEVGEGNGVKKEQCSKEKKPV; encoded by the exons ATGCAATTGCGTAAATCGTgcaat GTCAATGACACAAGCATTGGATTGAGAGTTTAcaggaaaaatagaaaaataacgaaCAAGATGCCGCAACGTGTTAAAAGTGTGTCTAACGAAAACAAAACACAAATCAAGGAAGAAGCTTCCACGTCGTCTGTTCTTTCTGAGAATACTAGTGACGATGACCCAAATGTAGCCGAA GTTGTATTATCAAACAAGGGAGGACCGAAGTTAATTCATCATGGCTATATGTACACACTGCATAAAAAGCAACCATATAATATCCGATGGAGATGCGTCGGCAGAACTATGCATTGTAGAGGCAGTCTTATCACAACTACGAGTTGCACGAAGCCAAGGGTGCGTATGGAACACAATCATAAACCAGATTTTGCGGCTGCTCAAGTTGCCAGGAAACGTTACTTGGCTCTTGGTAAACCTTGTGTGCTAACGA ATATTGAAGGGAATACTGATAATTCCATAAACGTACCACAACGAGTAGTTCatatagaaaatgatttaccagaggagaaaaaagaaaggagaccGAAGACACGAGCCACGTCTAGAAAAA tATTACAATCACCTTCTTCGAGTAATTCAACTGGGAAAACTATAAGAATAGCAGCGCAGTCCTTGGTAAGATCTCATATTAGAAACATTGCACCAGCACCTATATcacagcagcaacaacagcaacgTCAACCAAAGACTCTTGTGTTAAAAACAATCCCCTTAAAAGTAAAGCAAGTTGCACCTACAACCATTAAAATGCCACCACGACAAACTAGTCAAGGAGTACCTCATAATATTGTACATCAACAACCTACAGAG GTTTGTTTGAGATGGAACAGTTATCATAGTAATATGCAAAACAGTTTTCCATCTTTATTGGATTCTGAACAGTTTGTTGATGTTACATTGGCTTGCGAAGGCCGTTCGTTAAAGTGTCATAAAATGATATTGTCATCCTGTAGTGATTATCTCGCAGATTTATTACGAGAAAATCCGTGTCAACATccgattattttaatgaaagatcTTAAATTTTGGGAAGTTGAAGCACTAGTCAAATTCATGTATCGCGGAGAAGTAAACGTAGCTCATGATAAATTGCCCCAACTATTGAATGCAGCTGAGGCATTACAAGTGAAAGGATTAGCTGGACCCAATCCTTCTTCACAG aattcaaaACCACCTTTACTTATTCCACAATCAAAGCCAATAATATCTCAACCAGTTTCGCGAGTCGCTTCGGAGACCAAAGAGAAAGCTTCTACTTCCGGAGTTTCTACGCTTTCTAGTCCTAAACGCGCGCAAAAACGACATTCAGAACCAATTGAACCAAAACCCTTTACTAAAATACGTTTACAACGACCTGTTACACCTACATCACCGACTACTACTGTTAAACTTGAACCTTTAGATATTCCTCTTAGTCCTACAGAGATATTTcctgaaaataatgaagacaGTTCAACTCCGTCGAACTTTGACAAACTTATGAGTTTACATGAAGAAGATGATCCAGGTGGTAATGAAGCTATTGATGgtgaaagagaaattaatttctgtgAGATACCTGAACCGCCCGATATAAATGATAGCGAAGATCAAATGGAATTCGTACCTACGGACTTTTTAGAACAGGAACAAGATATAGTCGAAGAAACTGAAATAGCCACGAACAAAGATTGCAAGGAAGAAACCAGAGAGGATAGTTCTGTTGAACTTGAAGTCGGCGAAGGAAATGgagtaaaaaaagaacaatgttcaaaagaaaaaaaaccagTTTAG
- the LOC107998945 gene encoding protein tramtrack, beta isoform isoform X6 produces the protein MKQEPEDEKDFYLEAAELPSLSPSTNRHAGATHRVRSHTRSLRAMTNPSAVWAHFDLCANDPLRAQCRICGAVVVRGGANPRQCGTTNLHRHLRVHHGGRLIGSHYHVLQSPSSSNSTGKTIRIAAQSLVRSHIRNIAPAPISQQQQQQRQPKTLVLKTIPLKVKQVAPTTIKMPPRQTSQGVPHNIVHQQPTEVCLRWNSYHSNMQNSFPSLLDSEQFVDVTLACEGRSLKCHKMILSSCSDYLADLLRENPCQHPIILMKDLKFWEVEALVKFMYRGEVNVAHDKLPQLLNAAEALQVKGLAGPNPSSQNSKPPLLIPQSKPIISQPVSRVASETKEKASTSGVSTLSSPKRAQKRHSEPIEPKPFTKIRLQRPVTPTSPTTTVKLEPLDIPLSPTEIFPENNEDSSTPSNFDKLMSLHEEDDPGGNEAIDGEREINFCEIPEPPDINDSEDQMEFVPTDFLEQEQDIVEETEIATNKDCKEETREDSSVELEVGEGNGVKKEQCSKEKKPV, from the exons ATGAAGCAAGAACCTgaagatgaaaaagatttcTATTTAGAGGCGGCTGAATTGCCATCTCTATCACCTTCGACTAATCGTCATGCAGGTGCTACACACCGTGTTCGTTCCCATACACGTAGCCTTCGTGCGATGACAAATCCAAGCGCAGTTTGGGCGCATTTTGATTTATGTGCAAATGATCCTTTGCGAGCTCAATGTCGAATTTGCGGTGCGGTTGTTGTCAGAGGCGGAGCGAATCCACGTCAATGCGGTACAACGAATCTTCATCGACATCTTAGAGTACATCACGGTGGCAGACTCATTGGCAGTCATTATCATG tATTACAATCACCTTCTTCGAGTAATTCAACTGGGAAAACTATAAGAATAGCAGCGCAGTCCTTGGTAAGATCTCATATTAGAAACATTGCACCAGCACCTATATcacagcagcaacaacagcaacgTCAACCAAAGACTCTTGTGTTAAAAACAATCCCCTTAAAAGTAAAGCAAGTTGCACCTACAACCATTAAAATGCCACCACGACAAACTAGTCAAGGAGTACCTCATAATATTGTACATCAACAACCTACAGAG GTTTGTTTGAGATGGAACAGTTATCATAGTAATATGCAAAACAGTTTTCCATCTTTATTGGATTCTGAACAGTTTGTTGATGTTACATTGGCTTGCGAAGGCCGTTCGTTAAAGTGTCATAAAATGATATTGTCATCCTGTAGTGATTATCTCGCAGATTTATTACGAGAAAATCCGTGTCAACATccgattattttaatgaaagatcTTAAATTTTGGGAAGTTGAAGCACTAGTCAAATTCATGTATCGCGGAGAAGTAAACGTAGCTCATGATAAATTGCCCCAACTATTGAATGCAGCTGAGGCATTACAAGTGAAAGGATTAGCTGGACCCAATCCTTCTTCACAG aattcaaaACCACCTTTACTTATTCCACAATCAAAGCCAATAATATCTCAACCAGTTTCGCGAGTCGCTTCGGAGACCAAAGAGAAAGCTTCTACTTCCGGAGTTTCTACGCTTTCTAGTCCTAAACGCGCGCAAAAACGACATTCAGAACCAATTGAACCAAAACCCTTTACTAAAATACGTTTACAACGACCTGTTACACCTACATCACCGACTACTACTGTTAAACTTGAACCTTTAGATATTCCTCTTAGTCCTACAGAGATATTTcctgaaaataatgaagacaGTTCAACTCCGTCGAACTTTGACAAACTTATGAGTTTACATGAAGAAGATGATCCAGGTGGTAATGAAGCTATTGATGgtgaaagagaaattaatttctgtgAGATACCTGAACCGCCCGATATAAATGATAGCGAAGATCAAATGGAATTCGTACCTACGGACTTTTTAGAACAGGAACAAGATATAGTCGAAGAAACTGAAATAGCCACGAACAAAGATTGCAAGGAAGAAACCAGAGAGGATAGTTCTGTTGAACTTGAAGTCGGCGAAGGAAATGgagtaaaaaaagaacaatgttcaaaagaaaaaaaaccagTTTAG
- the LOC107998945 gene encoding uncharacterized protein LOC107998945 isoform X1, which produces MQLRKSCNVCILLKIDDLHESLTFRSIHFQNETFSIIIFMVNDTSIGLRVYRKNRKITNKMPQRVKSVSNENKTQIKEEASTSSVLSENTSDDDPNVAEVVLSNKGGPKLIHHGYMYTLHKKQPYNIRWRCVGRTMHCRGSLITTTSCTKPRVRMEHNHKPDFAAAQVARKRYLALGKPCVLTNIEGNTDNSINVPQRVVHIENDLPEEKKERRPKTRATSRKILQSPSSSNSTGKTIRIAAQSLVRSHIRNIAPAPISQQQQQQRQPKTLVLKTIPLKVKQVAPTTIKMPPRQTSQGVPHNIVHQQPTEVCLRWNSYHSNMQNSFPSLLDSEQFVDVTLACEGRSLKCHKMILSSCSDYLADLLRENPCQHPIILMKDLKFWEVEALVKFMYRGEVNVAHDKLPQLLNAAEALQVKGLAGPNPSSQNSKPPLLIPQSKPIISQPVSRVASETKEKASTSGVSTLSSPKRAQKRHSEPIEPKPFTKIRLQRPVTPTSPTTTVKLEPLDIPLSPTEIFPENNEDSSTPSNFDKLMSLHEEDDPGGNEAIDGEREINFCEIPEPPDINDSEDQMEFVPTDFLEQEQDIVEETEIATNKDCKEETREDSSVELEVGEGNGVKKEQCSKEKKPV; this is translated from the exons ATGCAATTGCGTAAATCGTgcaatgtatgtatattactTAAGATCGACGATCTCCATGAATCTTTAACTTTCCGAtcgattcattttcaaaatgaaacattttctataatcatttttatg GTCAATGACACAAGCATTGGATTGAGAGTTTAcaggaaaaatagaaaaataacgaaCAAGATGCCGCAACGTGTTAAAAGTGTGTCTAACGAAAACAAAACACAAATCAAGGAAGAAGCTTCCACGTCGTCTGTTCTTTCTGAGAATACTAGTGACGATGACCCAAATGTAGCCGAA GTTGTATTATCAAACAAGGGAGGACCGAAGTTAATTCATCATGGCTATATGTACACACTGCATAAAAAGCAACCATATAATATCCGATGGAGATGCGTCGGCAGAACTATGCATTGTAGAGGCAGTCTTATCACAACTACGAGTTGCACGAAGCCAAGGGTGCGTATGGAACACAATCATAAACCAGATTTTGCGGCTGCTCAAGTTGCCAGGAAACGTTACTTGGCTCTTGGTAAACCTTGTGTGCTAACGA ATATTGAAGGGAATACTGATAATTCCATAAACGTACCACAACGAGTAGTTCatatagaaaatgatttaccagaggagaaaaaagaaaggagaccGAAGACACGAGCCACGTCTAGAAAAA tATTACAATCACCTTCTTCGAGTAATTCAACTGGGAAAACTATAAGAATAGCAGCGCAGTCCTTGGTAAGATCTCATATTAGAAACATTGCACCAGCACCTATATcacagcagcaacaacagcaacgTCAACCAAAGACTCTTGTGTTAAAAACAATCCCCTTAAAAGTAAAGCAAGTTGCACCTACAACCATTAAAATGCCACCACGACAAACTAGTCAAGGAGTACCTCATAATATTGTACATCAACAACCTACAGAG GTTTGTTTGAGATGGAACAGTTATCATAGTAATATGCAAAACAGTTTTCCATCTTTATTGGATTCTGAACAGTTTGTTGATGTTACATTGGCTTGCGAAGGCCGTTCGTTAAAGTGTCATAAAATGATATTGTCATCCTGTAGTGATTATCTCGCAGATTTATTACGAGAAAATCCGTGTCAACATccgattattttaatgaaagatcTTAAATTTTGGGAAGTTGAAGCACTAGTCAAATTCATGTATCGCGGAGAAGTAAACGTAGCTCATGATAAATTGCCCCAACTATTGAATGCAGCTGAGGCATTACAAGTGAAAGGATTAGCTGGACCCAATCCTTCTTCACAG aattcaaaACCACCTTTACTTATTCCACAATCAAAGCCAATAATATCTCAACCAGTTTCGCGAGTCGCTTCGGAGACCAAAGAGAAAGCTTCTACTTCCGGAGTTTCTACGCTTTCTAGTCCTAAACGCGCGCAAAAACGACATTCAGAACCAATTGAACCAAAACCCTTTACTAAAATACGTTTACAACGACCTGTTACACCTACATCACCGACTACTACTGTTAAACTTGAACCTTTAGATATTCCTCTTAGTCCTACAGAGATATTTcctgaaaataatgaagacaGTTCAACTCCGTCGAACTTTGACAAACTTATGAGTTTACATGAAGAAGATGATCCAGGTGGTAATGAAGCTATTGATGgtgaaagagaaattaatttctgtgAGATACCTGAACCGCCCGATATAAATGATAGCGAAGATCAAATGGAATTCGTACCTACGGACTTTTTAGAACAGGAACAAGATATAGTCGAAGAAACTGAAATAGCCACGAACAAAGATTGCAAGGAAGAAACCAGAGAGGATAGTTCTGTTGAACTTGAAGTCGGCGAAGGAAATGgagtaaaaaaagaacaatgttcaaaagaaaaaaaaccagTTTAG
- the LOC107998945 gene encoding uncharacterized protein LOC107998945 isoform X4, with protein MYFIYSLENALRSWRGGQIVSSATRTKTTATTAGRLVLVACKDTVKLTSRQLLQGQQPDRNCNTSVTTSSNEDIVEAIRLEDIAMKQEPEDEKDFYLEAAELPSLSPSTNRHAGATHRVRSHTRSLRAMTNPSAVWAHFDLCANDPLRAQCRICGAVVVRGGANPRQCGTTNLHRHLRVHHGGRLIGSHYHVLQSPSSSNSTGKTIRIAAQSLVRSHIRNIAPAPISQQQQQQRQPKTLVLKTIPLKVKQVAPTTIKMPPRQTSQGVPHNIVHQQPTEVCLRWNSYHSNMQNSFPSLLDSEQFVDVTLACEGRSLKCHKMILSSCSDYLADLLRENPCQHPIILMKDLKFWEVEALVKFMYRGEVNVAHDKLPQLLNAAEALQVKGLAGPNPSSQNSKPPLLIPQSKPIISQPVSRVASETKEKASTSGVSTLSSPKRAQKRHSEPIEPKPFTKIRLQRPVTPTSPTTTVKLEPLDIPLSPTEIFPENNEDSSTPSNFDKLMSLHEEDDPGGNEAIDGEREINFCEIPEPPDINDSEDQMEFVPTDFLEQEQDIVEETEIATNKDCKEETREDSSVELEVGEGNGVKKEQCSKEKKPV; from the exons ATGTATTTTATCTACTCACT AGAAAACGCGCTGCGAAGTTGGCGTGGAGGTCAAATCGTAAGCAGCGCGACAAGAACGAAGACGACGGCTACAACGGCGGGTCGGCTTGTACTGGTGGCCTGCAAGGACACCGTGAAGCTGACTAGCCGCCAACTCCTGCAGGGACAGCAACCTGATCGAAATTGCAACACATCGGTCACCACGTCTTCCAACGAGGACATCGTGGAGGCCATTCGGCTCGAGGATATCGCGATGAAGCAAGAACCTgaagatgaaaaagatttcTATTTAGAGGCGGCTGAATTGCCATCTCTATCACCTTCGACTAATCGTCATGCAGGTGCTACACACCGTGTTCGTTCCCATACACGTAGCCTTCGTGCGATGACAAATCCAAGCGCAGTTTGGGCGCATTTTGATTTATGTGCAAATGATCCTTTGCGAGCTCAATGTCGAATTTGCGGTGCGGTTGTTGTCAGAGGCGGAGCGAATCCACGTCAATGCGGTACAACGAATCTTCATCGACATCTTAGAGTACATCACGGTGGCAGACTCATTGGCAGTCATTATCATG tATTACAATCACCTTCTTCGAGTAATTCAACTGGGAAAACTATAAGAATAGCAGCGCAGTCCTTGGTAAGATCTCATATTAGAAACATTGCACCAGCACCTATATcacagcagcaacaacagcaacgTCAACCAAAGACTCTTGTGTTAAAAACAATCCCCTTAAAAGTAAAGCAAGTTGCACCTACAACCATTAAAATGCCACCACGACAAACTAGTCAAGGAGTACCTCATAATATTGTACATCAACAACCTACAGAG GTTTGTTTGAGATGGAACAGTTATCATAGTAATATGCAAAACAGTTTTCCATCTTTATTGGATTCTGAACAGTTTGTTGATGTTACATTGGCTTGCGAAGGCCGTTCGTTAAAGTGTCATAAAATGATATTGTCATCCTGTAGTGATTATCTCGCAGATTTATTACGAGAAAATCCGTGTCAACATccgattattttaatgaaagatcTTAAATTTTGGGAAGTTGAAGCACTAGTCAAATTCATGTATCGCGGAGAAGTAAACGTAGCTCATGATAAATTGCCCCAACTATTGAATGCAGCTGAGGCATTACAAGTGAAAGGATTAGCTGGACCCAATCCTTCTTCACAG aattcaaaACCACCTTTACTTATTCCACAATCAAAGCCAATAATATCTCAACCAGTTTCGCGAGTCGCTTCGGAGACCAAAGAGAAAGCTTCTACTTCCGGAGTTTCTACGCTTTCTAGTCCTAAACGCGCGCAAAAACGACATTCAGAACCAATTGAACCAAAACCCTTTACTAAAATACGTTTACAACGACCTGTTACACCTACATCACCGACTACTACTGTTAAACTTGAACCTTTAGATATTCCTCTTAGTCCTACAGAGATATTTcctgaaaataatgaagacaGTTCAACTCCGTCGAACTTTGACAAACTTATGAGTTTACATGAAGAAGATGATCCAGGTGGTAATGAAGCTATTGATGgtgaaagagaaattaatttctgtgAGATACCTGAACCGCCCGATATAAATGATAGCGAAGATCAAATGGAATTCGTACCTACGGACTTTTTAGAACAGGAACAAGATATAGTCGAAGAAACTGAAATAGCCACGAACAAAGATTGCAAGGAAGAAACCAGAGAGGATAGTTCTGTTGAACTTGAAGTCGGCGAAGGAAATGgagtaaaaaaagaacaatgttcaaaagaaaaaaaaccagTTTAG
- the LOC107998945 gene encoding uncharacterized protein LOC107998945 isoform X2, whose translation MTKKRGTKTQGKKAQRENALRSWRGGQIVSSATRTKTTATTAGRLVLVACKDTVKLTSRQLLQGQQPDRNCNTSVTTSSNEDIVEAIRLEDIAMKQEPEDEKDFYLEAAELPSLSPSTNRHAGATHRVRSHTRSLRAMTNPSAVWAHFDLCANDPLRAQCRICGAVVVRGGANPRQCGTTNLHRHLRVHHGGRLIGSHYHVLQSPSSSNSTGKTIRIAAQSLVRSHIRNIAPAPISQQQQQQRQPKTLVLKTIPLKVKQVAPTTIKMPPRQTSQGVPHNIVHQQPTEVCLRWNSYHSNMQNSFPSLLDSEQFVDVTLACEGRSLKCHKMILSSCSDYLADLLRENPCQHPIILMKDLKFWEVEALVKFMYRGEVNVAHDKLPQLLNAAEALQVKGLAGPNPSSQNSKPPLLIPQSKPIISQPVSRVASETKEKASTSGVSTLSSPKRAQKRHSEPIEPKPFTKIRLQRPVTPTSPTTTVKLEPLDIPLSPTEIFPENNEDSSTPSNFDKLMSLHEEDDPGGNEAIDGEREINFCEIPEPPDINDSEDQMEFVPTDFLEQEQDIVEETEIATNKDCKEETREDSSVELEVGEGNGVKKEQCSKEKKPV comes from the exons ATgacaaaaaagagaggaacaaAGACACAAGGAAAAAAAGCACAGAG AGAAAACGCGCTGCGAAGTTGGCGTGGAGGTCAAATCGTAAGCAGCGCGACAAGAACGAAGACGACGGCTACAACGGCGGGTCGGCTTGTACTGGTGGCCTGCAAGGACACCGTGAAGCTGACTAGCCGCCAACTCCTGCAGGGACAGCAACCTGATCGAAATTGCAACACATCGGTCACCACGTCTTCCAACGAGGACATCGTGGAGGCCATTCGGCTCGAGGATATCGCGATGAAGCAAGAACCTgaagatgaaaaagatttcTATTTAGAGGCGGCTGAATTGCCATCTCTATCACCTTCGACTAATCGTCATGCAGGTGCTACACACCGTGTTCGTTCCCATACACGTAGCCTTCGTGCGATGACAAATCCAAGCGCAGTTTGGGCGCATTTTGATTTATGTGCAAATGATCCTTTGCGAGCTCAATGTCGAATTTGCGGTGCGGTTGTTGTCAGAGGCGGAGCGAATCCACGTCAATGCGGTACAACGAATCTTCATCGACATCTTAGAGTACATCACGGTGGCAGACTCATTGGCAGTCATTATCATG tATTACAATCACCTTCTTCGAGTAATTCAACTGGGAAAACTATAAGAATAGCAGCGCAGTCCTTGGTAAGATCTCATATTAGAAACATTGCACCAGCACCTATATcacagcagcaacaacagcaacgTCAACCAAAGACTCTTGTGTTAAAAACAATCCCCTTAAAAGTAAAGCAAGTTGCACCTACAACCATTAAAATGCCACCACGACAAACTAGTCAAGGAGTACCTCATAATATTGTACATCAACAACCTACAGAG GTTTGTTTGAGATGGAACAGTTATCATAGTAATATGCAAAACAGTTTTCCATCTTTATTGGATTCTGAACAGTTTGTTGATGTTACATTGGCTTGCGAAGGCCGTTCGTTAAAGTGTCATAAAATGATATTGTCATCCTGTAGTGATTATCTCGCAGATTTATTACGAGAAAATCCGTGTCAACATccgattattttaatgaaagatcTTAAATTTTGGGAAGTTGAAGCACTAGTCAAATTCATGTATCGCGGAGAAGTAAACGTAGCTCATGATAAATTGCCCCAACTATTGAATGCAGCTGAGGCATTACAAGTGAAAGGATTAGCTGGACCCAATCCTTCTTCACAG aattcaaaACCACCTTTACTTATTCCACAATCAAAGCCAATAATATCTCAACCAGTTTCGCGAGTCGCTTCGGAGACCAAAGAGAAAGCTTCTACTTCCGGAGTTTCTACGCTTTCTAGTCCTAAACGCGCGCAAAAACGACATTCAGAACCAATTGAACCAAAACCCTTTACTAAAATACGTTTACAACGACCTGTTACACCTACATCACCGACTACTACTGTTAAACTTGAACCTTTAGATATTCCTCTTAGTCCTACAGAGATATTTcctgaaaataatgaagacaGTTCAACTCCGTCGAACTTTGACAAACTTATGAGTTTACATGAAGAAGATGATCCAGGTGGTAATGAAGCTATTGATGgtgaaagagaaattaatttctgtgAGATACCTGAACCGCCCGATATAAATGATAGCGAAGATCAAATGGAATTCGTACCTACGGACTTTTTAGAACAGGAACAAGATATAGTCGAAGAAACTGAAATAGCCACGAACAAAGATTGCAAGGAAGAAACCAGAGAGGATAGTTCTGTTGAACTTGAAGTCGGCGAAGGAAATGgagtaaaaaaagaacaatgttcaaaagaaaaaaaaccagTTTAG
- the LOC107998945 gene encoding uncharacterized protein LOC107998945 isoform X3: MFFVKRYLRISRFRRENALRSWRGGQIVSSATRTKTTATTAGRLVLVACKDTVKLTSRQLLQGQQPDRNCNTSVTTSSNEDIVEAIRLEDIAMKQEPEDEKDFYLEAAELPSLSPSTNRHAGATHRVRSHTRSLRAMTNPSAVWAHFDLCANDPLRAQCRICGAVVVRGGANPRQCGTTNLHRHLRVHHGGRLIGSHYHVLQSPSSSNSTGKTIRIAAQSLVRSHIRNIAPAPISQQQQQQRQPKTLVLKTIPLKVKQVAPTTIKMPPRQTSQGVPHNIVHQQPTEVCLRWNSYHSNMQNSFPSLLDSEQFVDVTLACEGRSLKCHKMILSSCSDYLADLLRENPCQHPIILMKDLKFWEVEALVKFMYRGEVNVAHDKLPQLLNAAEALQVKGLAGPNPSSQNSKPPLLIPQSKPIISQPVSRVASETKEKASTSGVSTLSSPKRAQKRHSEPIEPKPFTKIRLQRPVTPTSPTTTVKLEPLDIPLSPTEIFPENNEDSSTPSNFDKLMSLHEEDDPGGNEAIDGEREINFCEIPEPPDINDSEDQMEFVPTDFLEQEQDIVEETEIATNKDCKEETREDSSVELEVGEGNGVKKEQCSKEKKPV; the protein is encoded by the exons ATGTTTTTCGTTAAGCGTTATCTTAGAATATCGCGTTTTCGCAGAGAAAACGCGCTGCGAAGTTGGCGTGGAGGTCAAATCGTAAGCAGCGCGACAAGAACGAAGACGACGGCTACAACGGCGGGTCGGCTTGTACTGGTGGCCTGCAAGGACACCGTGAAGCTGACTAGCCGCCAACTCCTGCAGGGACAGCAACCTGATCGAAATTGCAACACATCGGTCACCACGTCTTCCAACGAGGACATCGTGGAGGCCATTCGGCTCGAGGATATCGCGATGAAGCAAGAACCTgaagatgaaaaagatttcTATTTAGAGGCGGCTGAATTGCCATCTCTATCACCTTCGACTAATCGTCATGCAGGTGCTACACACCGTGTTCGTTCCCATACACGTAGCCTTCGTGCGATGACAAATCCAAGCGCAGTTTGGGCGCATTTTGATTTATGTGCAAATGATCCTTTGCGAGCTCAATGTCGAATTTGCGGTGCGGTTGTTGTCAGAGGCGGAGCGAATCCACGTCAATGCGGTACAACGAATCTTCATCGACATCTTAGAGTACATCACGGTGGCAGACTCATTGGCAGTCATTATCATG tATTACAATCACCTTCTTCGAGTAATTCAACTGGGAAAACTATAAGAATAGCAGCGCAGTCCTTGGTAAGATCTCATATTAGAAACATTGCACCAGCACCTATATcacagcagcaacaacagcaacgTCAACCAAAGACTCTTGTGTTAAAAACAATCCCCTTAAAAGTAAAGCAAGTTGCACCTACAACCATTAAAATGCCACCACGACAAACTAGTCAAGGAGTACCTCATAATATTGTACATCAACAACCTACAGAG GTTTGTTTGAGATGGAACAGTTATCATAGTAATATGCAAAACAGTTTTCCATCTTTATTGGATTCTGAACAGTTTGTTGATGTTACATTGGCTTGCGAAGGCCGTTCGTTAAAGTGTCATAAAATGATATTGTCATCCTGTAGTGATTATCTCGCAGATTTATTACGAGAAAATCCGTGTCAACATccgattattttaatgaaagatcTTAAATTTTGGGAAGTTGAAGCACTAGTCAAATTCATGTATCGCGGAGAAGTAAACGTAGCTCATGATAAATTGCCCCAACTATTGAATGCAGCTGAGGCATTACAAGTGAAAGGATTAGCTGGACCCAATCCTTCTTCACAG aattcaaaACCACCTTTACTTATTCCACAATCAAAGCCAATAATATCTCAACCAGTTTCGCGAGTCGCTTCGGAGACCAAAGAGAAAGCTTCTACTTCCGGAGTTTCTACGCTTTCTAGTCCTAAACGCGCGCAAAAACGACATTCAGAACCAATTGAACCAAAACCCTTTACTAAAATACGTTTACAACGACCTGTTACACCTACATCACCGACTACTACTGTTAAACTTGAACCTTTAGATATTCCTCTTAGTCCTACAGAGATATTTcctgaaaataatgaagacaGTTCAACTCCGTCGAACTTTGACAAACTTATGAGTTTACATGAAGAAGATGATCCAGGTGGTAATGAAGCTATTGATGgtgaaagagaaattaatttctgtgAGATACCTGAACCGCCCGATATAAATGATAGCGAAGATCAAATGGAATTCGTACCTACGGACTTTTTAGAACAGGAACAAGATATAGTCGAAGAAACTGAAATAGCCACGAACAAAGATTGCAAGGAAGAAACCAGAGAGGATAGTTCTGTTGAACTTGAAGTCGGCGAAGGAAATGgagtaaaaaaagaacaatgttcaaaagaaaaaaaaccagTTTAG